In the genome of Persephonella sp. KM09-Lau-8, one region contains:
- a CDS encoding SpoVG family protein, with product MEITDVKIYPFDTSRIGGRVRAVADITIDDVLVIKGIKVIESKHGGLFISFPKKVSSKGTYVDIVQSLDNEFTEKVRRAIIDRYKELMNIK from the coding sequence ATGGAAATTACCGACGTAAAAATTTATCCCTTTGATACAAGTAGAATAGGTGGTAGAGTTCGTGCTGTTGCAGATATTACCATTGATGATGTTCTGGTAATAAAAGGCATAAAAGTAATTGAGTCTAAACATGGTGGGCTGTTTATCTCATTTCCTAAAAAGGTTAGTTCAAAAGGAACTTATGTTGATATAGTTCAGTCCCTTGATAATGAGTTTACAGAGAAAGTCCGACGAGCAATCATAGACCGCTATAAAGAATTAATGAATATAAAGTAG
- the pfkA gene encoding 6-phosphofructokinase: MKKIAVLTSGGDAPGLNACIRAVVRAGHYYGFDVIGVKRGFKGLIEKDFIKLSPRDVGLIINRGGTILLSAREERFHDYQYRKIAAENIRKEGIDALFVIGGNGSFQGANLLVKEFDIPVIGIPKTIDNDTYGTDYTIGFDTAVNNAVDAIDKIRDTTMSHERVFVVEVMGRDSGFIALAAGIATGADITLIPEYPFPMHVIVDTVVNSLNRGKRFSIIVVAEGVASAKEIAEILKEKLKPYDFGGVRYAVLGHIQRGGSPTAFDREIASRFGVFAVEEYLNGKKNIMVAYEKGEIVSKPLEISFGKIKAPDLKDFEINNILTL; the protein is encoded by the coding sequence ATGAAAAAAATAGCTGTTCTTACCAGTGGGGGCGATGCCCCCGGTCTTAATGCCTGTATTAGAGCAGTCGTCAGGGCTGGGCATTACTACGGATTTGATGTTATAGGTGTAAAAAGAGGCTTCAAAGGTCTAATAGAAAAAGATTTCATAAAGCTATCCCCCAGAGATGTTGGTCTTATTATCAACAGAGGCGGCACAATCCTTTTGTCTGCCAGAGAAGAAAGATTTCATGATTATCAGTATCGTAAGATAGCAGCAGAAAATATCAGGAAAGAAGGCATAGATGCCTTATTTGTGATTGGAGGAAATGGCAGTTTTCAGGGTGCAAATCTTCTTGTTAAAGAATTTGATATTCCTGTAATAGGTATTCCAAAAACTATAGATAACGACACCTATGGAACCGATTACACAATAGGATTTGATACAGCTGTTAATAATGCCGTTGATGCAATAGATAAAATTAGAGATACTACCATGTCCCATGAAAGGGTTTTTGTTGTTGAGGTAATGGGAAGGGACAGCGGATTTATAGCTCTTGCTGCAGGTATTGCCACAGGAGCAGATATTACATTAATCCCTGAATATCCCTTTCCAATGCATGTAATAGTTGACACTGTGGTTAATTCTTTAAATAGAGGAAAAAGATTTTCAATTATAGTGGTTGCCGAAGGCGTAGCTTCTGCTAAAGAAATAGCTGAAATCCTGAAGGAAAAACTTAAACCTTATGATTTTGGCGGCGTCAGATATGCAGTTTTAGGACATATTCAGCGTGGCGGTAGTCCTACAGCATTTGATAGGGAAATTGCTTCCAGATTTGGTGTGTTTGCAGTTGAAGAATACTTAAATGGAAAAAAAAATATAATGGTGGCTTATGAAAAAGGAGAAATAGTTTCTAAGCCACTGGAGATATCTTTTGGTAAAATAAAAGCCCCTGATTTGAAAGATTTTGAAATAAACAATATTTTGACTCTGTGA